gtcattcccaacagcctttactggagaaaaaaatacagtatatcacagatcacatggttaagatcatatctgcctgttttacactctttggccaccaggtggtttcATGTTCTCATGGAGCCTCAAGAAATGAACCCTTTagagggactatttgtaactttgtacgcgtataaatgtagcgggtcggcgcatatgcgcgttcgcgtgtagccgctgtaccctcctcctctgcctgctcgccttcactcagacagctcagctcgctccacctctagacgtgaacgcgcgctcactccacactgcagcagagttagtttagctctgagaatatctagtgaatgtacaggggacgtttgtgcagaaataaatgctgcagctcctccagaccaacagaggttttccgtgtcttgtgaagtgacggagctctacagagagttacgttgtcttctcgttaccgaccgggtgccggtgtctcctctgctctctccggctgcgggcggagagagcagggagacatgctgcagagccccgctgcctcagcctgcacttaggcaggaaaagccaacactaggatcagatctaaatcatgttcatggagagaccttcgtctggtcagctaacattactgccaagcagctgaaatagagtgatattgtggttttagctgacgtgtgtcgcctcactgttttgagtgatgctcgttcaggtatattgagagcgagcaagcgcgagcccgacgctgactttcgttgatttcacggccacaggtgtcgctgttaagaagcatttctgaaagttacaaatagtccctttaacgaaccaatttgctggaaagcttcaatgcttcatgaagctcCAGCTCGCCATCACTAACGAAGAGCCTGATATCATTCCGATAGCATGCTCATTAGCAGATACGGTAAGCACAGCACGGTATGGAAGCACGAGATAAACAAGTACAGAAAGGAATAAATCAAGAGTTACTACATAGAAGTCAAAGGAGAGCAAATAAGAAAGCACTTACTGTATGTCATGAACGCACAACAACCAGGGGCgtgtccagacatttttgaTAGGGGTGGCACCAGTGGGGCACTGACTTATGCAGGGGTGGCATGAAGTGTGAGCAGGAGCGCCTGCGCACAGACATATACACTCACgtatgcacgcacgcacacacacacacacacaagaaaatacacacccacacccaggtGTCGGCATagcattaatttaccatttttgtCTCCACAACCCATATCTACTTCATTTACTAACACTGCAAGCAAGAATAGACCTACTAgtcacaacattcaggaaaaggcaacatacaaatgtgattgaaaactaccatactttattctaacctcaaaacaaccttccaaggtatgatatacagtacataaaaaaaagagaatgcactttctgtataaagtgcactgtataaagtgccaacaaaattacaataaataagcctgtttgggcaaatcatttacttgacaaaacttgtcacatgtgccacagtgtagtaagttactgtagtattctcagcaacagagaaacctgaactcccaggtataaacaaaagtcacatccctcctcacataccagcaaatcctgttttaacattgtaaagtgaactgttaaataatgccaaaataatttgtaaattcccaaagtaggttacatacaaaagaaaatccttattctaaaacagtcactttataaagtgccaacaaaattaaaataaataagactctttgggcaaaatatttacttgacaaaactgtgCAAAACTTTACATGTGCAACAATGTAAATGGTTGGAGGTACAGACCATGTAGAATATTTTATCAACAGAGATAGCTGACCTTACCAGAGCTTATGTGTGCATAAAAAAGCTTACATCACTTGTAACAAATCttgtttcaacactgatttgttacagtaataatgctacaaaataacctgtgactccaaaagccaacataagaaaacaatgcacattaaaaaacacagtcaCTCTCCGTCTTTAAAGTGCAAACATATTTAGAATACATACGCCTCTTTGAACAAATTATTTaaccaaacaaattataaacttTACATGTGTTACAGTGTTGGTTACTCTAACACTGTAGAGTGTTAGAGTTAGGTATTACCTAGTATTACCATTCAAGAGACCCAATCTGTTTTGAcagttccttccttccttgcttccttcctccctcccttcttcctgtccttctctctttctttcctccctctgtccttcctctgttcttcattccgtccttcctccctcccttcttccttccttgacctgaggaaaacaggagggttaaaacaGTGCAATTCGCCTGTTCTTGTGTTTGCTTGCAAACACTTTGATAAAATCATCCATGTTGAGTGCCCTCGCTCTTCTTGACTCAATACTTAGCAAACCTAAATGGCTTAGTCTGTTGTCTAGCATGGTTGTCCTCAAATGAgttttaatgagctttagagctgaAAAACTCCGCTCACATGCAGCACTGCTGACTGGGAGGGCTAGATGGCTAAATAGTAGCTTTAGCATCGTtgacagtcaaaacagtgtttgctaatgagatgagatgatgacagccttgtgccaattacaataaaaagaaataaaacaagacagggtAAATGTTTAGCTTATTACCGTTACAGCTTTTAACTACAGGCACAGTAAGTGtagtaaaatgtaggctactcacATCTTTCACGACGACGCTCCAGAGACGTGTTGCTTCCATAGACTGAGTTTGtttcacctgtaggttcaccgcctcaaacttcttcttcttcgcgccTTTATTTTTGCAGGCTACATACTACTTTAGCgcatctctgcctctcaggtttgagaaggaactgcaactctaaacaagagtgcagtttacattcagtgccatggcccgcctctgactgggcatatagccaatcatattttaagatattggggtggccaatcagatttcaggggTGGCCCGTGCCACCCTAGGCCACTCCATGAACACGCCAGTGACAACAACACATGAACTAGCTCCCTCTACTCAGCCACATGCCAGCTACTGAGCCCCTGTTTCTTCTGTTGCTTACTGGGGTATTAATTGagtcagccagcagggggcgtaTAGTGACTGTCACTACATACGCATAGAAAGGTGGGAATTAAGCCATACAGTTATTATACCTAATAAACAGTAACAACTTCCATACAAACCAATTCTGAACGTTGCATTATCATAGTCCTATTACAGTCCAGGCCTTTCTAACAACTGAAATGTTATCatgtaatttttgcccaataatgccaaaaatgtactgcctactgccactttaactgcACTTATATATATGAAGATTTAATTTGCAAAATCCATTCTTAAAATCAATAAACCAAcaccacttttttttatattcctcGGACTGAAACTCCAAAAAGTCCTGAGGACACCGCAGCAGTTCCGCTCCGGTCCTGCTGGCGGCGCTGTCGCTTCTTTGACAGACGGTTAAAAACCTTCTCTGGAGTTTCctctgacttttaaaaaaattgagCGACAGCAGGGTGAAGAGAGAGTCACATCTGCAAGGTAAATCCACCTGAAAACGAACACTGACACAGTCACAGCTCATTATAGTGTTACCTAACAGCGGTTAGTGTTCTTAACTGATACAACATGTTGTTGCGGAGTTAACTCTGAGTCACATGCAGTCTGAGCTTCTCTAGCTAGAGAAGCTAACAGTGTTAGCAAGACGGCGCCGGCTGACGGAAGGCCCGTTAGAcgatgctaacaagctaactgGATGATTTAAACACCTTTGATTCAGATCGACCGTCCGGCAATAACCAAGATAACATAACATACTATATCAATTATGTTTTTAAGAGGAAGGAGGCACGTCTCTGAGCTAGCTCACATTGGTAActtaaaggaataaataaaccACATCACAACAACTGTCTGTAATAAGCTGCACATTGAGCTACGAGAAGCACTGAGTGCTCAATTTATTAGGTACACGTGGCTAGTTTAAtccaacagtcctgcaatagaTCCCAAGCTCATGAAGGTTCTattgttcagtgtgtgttgaTCCAGtgttagagaggtgttgattaaATGTTATGATGATTTTGGATGTAGTCATTTCTGGTACTGTTGAATTGTACAGCGTTACACTAAGAGTTGTGTCTAATACTTAACTCTCATTGATATCagggtggacaaaatatttaaaacacCTCAGTAAATTGCTATGTAATTCAACATCTCTAGAACTGAAactgattgacagaaaaatgtATAGGCATtgattttgataattaatcTGTTAGTTATTTTTATAGCAAAAAAAGCCAAACACTCTGAAATTCTCTCTGAAAACGTCTTCTAACTCCCGCCTTTACCTTTTTGTGATTAGTAAACTGATAACTTTAGTTTTAGGACTGTTCgtcagacaaaacaaggaaTTTAGGAATTATATTAGACAAAATATAATCTGGAATTGTGGATTTCTTTTCTTGGTATGTTATATAACCTACTGAACCATCTAAGATGCTATTGTTAAATTAACTGTGAGTGTCTACTGAATCAAAAATGTACATTATATGACCAAAAATATGTGGACATTACACCATGTGCCCATGGATTTGAGTTGAGATGTCAATCAAACATCTCATCCCAATGAGATGGCAGTCATCTGCTGCTTCCAGCCTCCAGTCTACTGTGAAGGCTTTCCTCCAGATTGTGGAACCTGGCTGCAGGGGTGTGCACCCATTCAGACACTAGAGGATTAGTGAGGTCCAACACTGATGTTGGGTTTCAAGGCCTGGCTTGAAGTCTGCTTTCCTGTTCATCACAAACATGTTGGGTGGGGTTGAGGTCAGGGGTCTGCAGACCAGTCCAGTTCTTCTtcaccaaactgggaaaaccaTTTCTGTATGGATCTGGCTTTGCACACGGAGGCATTGACATGTCGAAACAGGAAAGTGTCCTCCCCAAACTTGTTTCCACAAAGTTGGAATCACACTTTTGTCTAAAATATAATATGCTCTATGATTTCCCTATTCCCGTACCTGGAACTAATAGGCATATCCTAAATCACGTAAAGCAGCCTCTGAACAAAAGCCATGTCCAAATGATTTTGGGGTTAGATTGTATCTCCGGGGTCGAGTATTTGACACAAATGAGATTTTGGATGTAGTTTATCATTGTAGGAAAGGGCCAGTAATCACATTCAAATGATTTTCTTCTGATACAAAGGTGTTGCCTCagaaacatttttgttgttttgtttttttaaccgaTCAGGTGTTAGTTCAAACTTGTTAAACCGGCTTATCACACCCTATATGTACCCGCTGCTTGATGAAcattttatatcttgttgtgtgagCAAACAAAAGCTGTGATCTACGATCTGTCATCTGCGGTGTGGTCTCTTTTTGTTATTCCTGCAGGTTGAGGGCCATGGCTCGTGGGCAGCAGAAGATTCAGTCTCAGCAAAAGAATGCCAAGAAGGCAGCAGATAAGAAGAAAGGTCAGGCCGCTGACCAGAAGACTGCAGCGATGGCCGCACTGGTCCACACCTGCCCCGTCTGCCGGGTAAGTACAATACCTGCAGCTGACTGCTGATCAGATTTAGCTGTAGCTTGGAAGTTTTATCCACAGAAGAATCTATTAGAGATCTGGTTTACTTTCTCTCTAGAAAATGTGTGATACTACTTACTGTATTCTCCAAGGCCTCAATGATGTGACAGTTATTTATTTCATCAGGTGTTTAATGGGTATGTTTTGTATTTGAATTAAATACTACATTACGGTGTGCGGGCCTGAGATGACTCCCCACCGGGGCAAAGCATCCGGGAGTTAtgcatttttaagatgtttttaaactaaaatgtgttatgtgTTAAGTAGcgaactcctttaaggaataactcagtGCGTAGGTTGTGTGATTAACTTTAGGGAGTGTCGGTTTTTtgcgagagagggagagagggagagagagggagagagagagagagagagatctaaAACGGTGATGATGCCAAtgtgttattgataacattgccTGTGAAGGTTTTAATTAAGTGGTTGGTTAGTTTACACACCTTGGTTATATCTATTTTCCTGTGAAGAGAAAAGGGAACGTGTCATTTTAGTTACTGAGTTAAAGGTGACTTAGTtgaatttgttttgtgtttcaagTATTATACTGGTGTTGATATGGTATTTGTTTATTACTGTGAAAGAAAGCCAGAAGTTTAGTTTGGAacataaatcaaacattttgagagtaaagataaaaaaaagaaaatacataagcatttaagaaaataaatatatatattttgttattcCGTTAACATTGTTTCCCTTAGCATTTTATTATCATAAGGTTTACATCCTAATACTGTTCAATACTGAAGAATACAAGTGTAACTCATAGTATATGAGTGTAGTAGTTCCACAGTGGAGGCACCGCGCGTAAATTGGTTATTTACTCCAGGTTGTAACTGGATACATTCTGTGGTTATTATTGACAATCATTATCTTGTGTTCACGTCCTTGCTTATGGTTATGCTCAAGCCTGTACTGATAACATCTACTGGTAATGGAAGATTTTAGCCAGCTCACCATCAACCGCTAAGAACTCAGGATCctgtttaaaatgtgaaatgataGCCCAGTCTCATATCAAGCTCATTCTAGATACTGCTGTTTAAAGCATATTATAGTCAAGAGAGGgttagctttttattttatgtcacatttttattgttaattAAAAACTCAAAATGAGACTAAAATTGGCAACCGTATTATCAGTTTCGGCAATCAAAAGCTGA
This Sebastes fasciatus isolate fSebFas1 chromosome 17, fSebFas1.pri, whole genome shotgun sequence DNA region includes the following protein-coding sequences:
- the LOC141753984 gene encoding zinc finger protein 706 — its product is MARGQQKIQSQQKNAKKAADKKKGQAADQKTAAMAALVHTCPVCRTQMPDPKTFKQHFESKHPKSPMPAELVDVQA